The Dehalobacter sp. DCM sequence TAGATTAAGGTTCTCCGTATTCCGCATTCTTTGACAAACTAAATATATTGGTATCAAAAACAGTGAGATAAAATACAACAGCGCTGCCGGAAGCTATCAACAAATCGAGGGGCCTCCGGAAGCGCGTTTTCTTTTAGAGAATCTGGGTTATGGTTCCACTTTGGTTGATCGCGTATGCTGGTTGATTGCGCATCACCACACTTACGATCCTATTAGAGAGATAGACCATTTTGTCAGGAAATTCGTTAAGACAGAGACAGCAAAAAAACTTGTTGCTAATGTTTATACTATAAGATAGCGTCAGACGCATGATTCGTTTTAGTAGCGATTAATTATCCACCTTATATTTCGTCAGCTCGACCAGTTTTAAAGAGTTGTCGCTGATTCCTTCAATTGATGCCGTTATTTCTTGCGTCGCGGCAGCTTGGTTTTCGGCGATGCTCCCTATTTGATTAATATCGTTGATTATCTTTTCAATGGAACTTTTCATTTCGGTCAGTATGTCCGTGACCATAACAGCGGAATCTTTGCTCTGGGCGGCCAGCTTACGCATTTCTTCCGCAACGACCGCGAAGCCGCGTCCTTGTTCCCCTGCCCGTGCAGCTTCAATCGCCGCGTTTAATCCCAAGAGGTTGGAATGTGAGGATATGTCCGTTATTGCCCCAATCACCCGATTAATCTCATTGATCTTTACTGCAGATTCATTCGCCGATTCAACGACACTATGGATCGTATTCGAGAGCCCTGCAGAGCCCGAAGCCACTTCCTGAAGTCCGGCGTTGACTTCCTGGAGAGTTGCAGCTAAATCTTGCGACGATTCTTCGATCTTTGCCATTTTTTCATAACTTCGGCCGATGGAAAAACAGCCAATCGCTTTACCGCTGCCGTTTGATATGGGACTGGTCATCGACATAAACGGCAGTCCGTTTAATTGTTTCGTAATAACAACACTGGATCGTCCCGTTTGCATGCATTGGGTAAATTCCGGACTTAACGTGCTGACATCGCTTCCTTCATCCGGTGTATAATGGCCAATTTCATATCCCGGAAAGAAATGAATCGGACGCGTCGTGTTGGTCACAGCAACCATCATATCTTCGTGCATCAATTCTTTTAATCTGGATCCGACAATGGCATAGGCATCGAGAATCTCTTCATCCGTTTTTGTCTTAATATCCAATAAATCCATGCAGCCACACCTCTATTTCTTTTTGTCATTCTTCACCGGTTAAATGACATGCATATTTTATGCCATATTTAACCATGGGCTTCGCGGCAGATATTCTGCATTTTTTATTACACGTTTATTCCATAAAGATAGTCATTTTGGTAATTAATTTTCTAAATGGAAATTTTTCTTATTTTTGGATAAACAGTTGGGTCCAATGGTATTCTGCTTGTTCCAGTCCCACGCCAATTTCAGTGAAGTTCGGGTTAAGAATATTCTGCCGGTGTCCCGCCGATGCCATCCAAGACTTCACAACTTCTTGCGCCGATCGCTGCCCCTTGGCAATGTTCTCCCCGGCCGACCGATAAGTGATGCCAAAATTCGTTAACATCGTAAATGGCGAACCGTAGGTTGGTGACGTATGGCTAAAGTAATTTTTCTGAGCCATATCCTGACTCTTGATCCTGGCGACCCTTGACAGCTCCCAGTTCTCGACTAAGGGTTTCAGTCCGTTCTTTTGCCTTTCGATATTGCATAAACGGATCACTTCTTTTTCTGCTGCCCGAATATCTTGTCCGACGCCGGGTATGTTCAGCTTTTGGTTGGGATAAATCAATCTGGGATTTTCCACTTGCGGATTCGCATTGATAATTTCACTGAGCCCGACTTGATACTTCACAGCAATCTTCCACATGGAGTCGCCCGGCTGGACAACGTAGGTCGTTGTCTGACCTAAGACTGTTGCCGGAAAAAACAGCCATACTAGTACTATGGTTAAGACTCTTTTCATCGTAATAGTTTTGTTCATCTTATTTCCTCCCAATGCTATTTGGTAATAAGTTAACTGGTACATTGAGATTATTCTTCGTCGTTTGTTGGATTATCATGTACTGAAATTGGATCATTTTTAAGTAATCGAGCCGACGATTTATCCGTTTGTCCACAGTTCACTATCTTATCTGAGAAAATTTACAAACTATAATTCGATACTTCTTTTTGCATAATAAACCAAAGGAGTTCCTTTGAAACCTCCTATTTCAACGAATGCCAATTTAGGTCATCCATGACCTTGTCGCTCCTGCACCCTCCATGGTGCCCGCGACATTAGGTCATCCATGACCGTCACAGATGGGCTAATTAATATGTGCTCCGCTTGTCGTGGGAGCTGTGGCACACGGACCTAATTCGAGGTCAAAACGGCAACGGCATGAAAGCGAGGTGGGACGATGGTTCCGGACAAAATCTTCTATGAACCGGCAGCCCTTGATTATAAACTGGGCCAAAAGTTAAAGACAAAATTTGAACATTTACCGTGGATTCCCATTGAGAGCCACAATAACATTGAAGCGCTGCGTCAAAACGAAAACCGCGAATTTGCTCGAATGAAACGGCATCTGATCATCGGCGTCAGAAAATCCTTAACGTATACACCCAATCAGAAGGTCTCCGATTATCTGGTTCCGTATACCTCGTCTGGCTGCAGTGCCATGTGCCTTTACTGTTATTTGGTCTGCAATTATAATAAATGCTCCTATCTTCGGCTTTTTGTAAACCGGGAGCAAATGATGGAAAAGCTGCTTAAAACGGCACGCAATTCGGAGAAAGACCTTGTCTTTGAAATTGGCAGTAACAGTGATTTAGTTCTGGAAAATACCATTACCGGAAATTTAGAATGGACCATCGAGCGTTTCAGTCTGAGTGAAAGAAGCTTTTTGACCTTCCCCACGAAGTTCGATCATATCGATTCATTGCTTCCGTTAAATCACAGAGGCCGCATTATTATGCGCATGAGCATGAACCCGCAGGAGATCATTCAAAAGGTCGAGTTCGGGACCTCCTCATTACACGCACGGATCGAAGCCCTTAATCGGATGGGTGATGCCGGATATAAAATAGGGATGCTCATTGCTCCCATCGTCCTGGTAGACAACTGGCAGACGCTCTATGCTCAGTTGATTGATGAATTAGCCAACTCGCTTTCCGAGACTACCAAAAAGCAATTGTTTATTGAAATGATTTTTATGACTTACAGTTATGTGCATCGCGCCATCAATGTGGAAGCTTTCCCTAACGCCGTGGAGTTATATGACAAATCCCTGATGACCGGACGCGGCAAAGGAAAATACTGCTACCGCCCTGAAGCCCGAACAGAAGCAGAGCAATTCTTAAGAGAACAGCTCGAACAGAAACTGAAGAATGTACCAATTATTTATGTGGTATAGGAACTATTTCCAGAAACCAATTATCCTATTTTCATGCTATCCATAAAATTCTTGTGATAGCTATCAAAATCTTTTAAGCAAAGGGAACAACCTTTTTCATATTGAAAGGGCAACTTCTGTTTGAAAACTAGTAAATCCTGAAGATCAATATTTTCTATATTTCCGAATTCCAACAGCGAAGGCGGGCATATGCTCCACGCCCCATTGGGCAATATTCCTACTGAATGATGTTTTCCATTACTGCAGCAACAGATACTCGAAGAATTTATGGCATTCACATTTAATCTGTCTTTATTTAAATCTGAAATGATGAGTTCGTCCTCGCAATAATCTTCAAGTTTTACATGATATCCATAATTCTTCAGTTTATTAGCGATAAACGTTGAATCAAAATATTTCTTATGGTATTTGTCGTACCCGATGCAAAGCATGATCCTTTCTTTATACCTGTGAGTAACTTCATGAAAAGTATCAAAGAGACTATCATTATTTAGGAAATAGCCATTTGTCGCCAGAACCAGATCAAAATTATTTTTAAGAGTATAATCAAGCATATTGAAAATTTGAAAATTGAAAAATGGTTCTCCTCCAAAGAAATTTATTTTCTTTATATTGTTATCCTTTGCAATATGAATCGATTTTTCAAATATTTCTAAGGACATATCTTCACCCCGATCAGGGCCACACGCATAGACACAATGCTCACATTCATTGGTACATCGGAGTGATATAAATAGCGTTAAGAATTTCATTTCGTTTAATGTGCGCTCCATAACCATGGACTCCCCCTCTTTCAATTAAGTAAAATTTGCTTGTATCCAATTTAGACTGTTAATGTCCTGTCGTTTCGGCTATTCGATTGGAATCGCGGCATTGAGAACAGTCCCTTTGCCGATGACAGAATTGATCTGAAAAGTACCACCCATACTTTCGATCCGTTCTTTAATCCCAATCAGGCCTAAGTGAACGCCATTCAAGGCCCAAAGTTCCAATTGTTTCGTTTCGAATCCTTTGCCCGCATCCTCAATACTGATCGTCAACTGCGATTTTGTGTGGAAAAGATTAATTTGCAAGCGGTTTACCCCGGCATGTTTCAATACATTGGTGATCCCTTCCTGAATAAACCGATAAGCAGCGATTTCCACCTCTTCCGAGAACCGACTGTCTCTGTCGAAGCCTTCAAAATTTAATGATGTCAATAGTGATTCCTTAAAGATAATATCTTTACACAGTAATTCGACAGCAGACAATAAACCTAATTGGTTTAACGTTGACGGACGTAATTGATTACAGGTTTGATGCAATTCCACATTCAATTCAGCAATGACTTCCTCTAAATGGGTAATGACTTTAGCTGTCATTTTATCTTTTGTGACAGAGGGTTGATCAGCGAGAACTTTCAACCAGCGGCTTAGATCCAATCCCAGCTGTAAAGGTCCGGCATGTATTTCTTCGGCGATCATTTTTCGATCCTTCTCTAAATTCTTAAAAGCGGAACTCGAACCAATTAAAAATCTTTGATGCCGCATTCCAAGCTCTGATTTCCGTTCAATTTCTTCGATATCTTGAGAAAGCTTGTTAATGGTATAGGCGATTAGATAAATCCGGGCTATTTCTTTAGCCGCAATGGCAATGGCCATCAACTCCCTTTGTACCGGGATCATATTGGGATCCTTATATGTAATAAATATCCCGCAGACAAAGTTATCAACGGTATGGGGAATATAGAACGTGGCCGGAATATCTTCCGGAAGCATAACAATCTCCTGATCTCCCTGATCTCCCTTATTTCCCCCGCATACGGGTTTCGTTTCAAAATAAGACATGAGTTTATCCTGGGTTGTCACGTCTTCCGGAAAATGTCCAAAGGTCTTTTTTATATATTCAACCCTTTGGTCACAAGCAATCAGAAAAATACTATCGGCATTAAGGTCCTTTATCACTTTTCCATAGGGAAAGACCTCGTCAAATAATGCCAGGTTAGCCGTAATCTGACTTAATTTATCGGTAAAGTTCGGATCGGCTTTTTTCTTTATAAATTTGGCTAATAGACGATCGATGGTTATATAAATAAATGACGACCAGATGATTACCCAAATGGCTAAGCTTACTATTTGCAAAAAGGCATTTAAGTCAGATGTTTTTAGCAAATCCAAATAGATTGCCGCTAAAAATAACACGCCGCCGGAAATTAACGCCATTATCAAAAATGCGCCGGCTTTGCTGAACAGGATATGATAGTCCGGTAAAACCTTAGTAAAAATCACGTAATACCAGGTAACAGGAGCAAGGGCAAGGAATAAGTAAAAAAGACTAAAATTAATGGAAAGTATGATATTAAACACCGTTGGAATAACCTTCAAAAAGAAAAAGGGAAGAAAAGCAAGCAATGTGCCGCCGAGAAAGATAATGG is a genomic window containing:
- a CDS encoding methyl-accepting chemotaxis protein; translation: MDLLDIKTKTDEEILDAYAIVGSRLKELMHEDMMVAVTNTTRPIHFFPGYEIGHYTPDEGSDVSTLSPEFTQCMQTGRSSVVITKQLNGLPFMSMTSPISNGSGKAIGCFSIGRSYEKMAKIEESSQDLAATLQEVNAGLQEVASGSAGLSNTIHSVVESANESAVKINEINRVIGAITDISSHSNLLGLNAAIEAARAGEQGRGFAVVAEEMRKLAAQSKDSAVMVTDILTEMKSSIEKIINDINQIGSIAENQAAATQEITASIEGISDNSLKLVELTKYKVDN
- the safA gene encoding SafA/ExsA family spore coat assembly protein, yielding MNKTITMKRVLTIVLVWLFFPATVLGQTTTYVVQPGDSMWKIAVKYQVGLSEIINANPQVENPRLIYPNQKLNIPGVGQDIRAAEKEVIRLCNIERQKNGLKPLVENWELSRVARIKSQDMAQKNYFSHTSPTYGSPFTMLTNFGITYRSAGENIAKGQRSAQEVVKSWMASAGHRQNILNPNFTEIGVGLEQAEYHWTQLFIQK
- a CDS encoding SPL family radical SAM protein, with amino-acid sequence MVPDKIFYEPAALDYKLGQKLKTKFEHLPWIPIESHNNIEALRQNENREFARMKRHLIIGVRKSLTYTPNQKVSDYLVPYTSSGCSAMCLYCYLVCNYNKCSYLRLFVNREQMMEKLLKTARNSEKDLVFEIGSNSDLVLENTITGNLEWTIERFSLSERSFLTFPTKFDHIDSLLPLNHRGRIIMRMSMNPQEIIQKVEFGTSSLHARIEALNRMGDAGYKIGMLIAPIVLVDNWQTLYAQLIDELANSLSETTKKQLFIEMIFMTYSYVHRAINVEAFPNAVELYDKSLMTGRGKGKYCYRPEARTEAEQFLREQLEQKLKNVPIIYVV
- a CDS encoding radical SAM protein, encoding MERTLNEMKFLTLFISLRCTNECEHCVYACGPDRGEDMSLEIFEKSIHIAKDNNIKKINFFGGEPFFNFQIFNMLDYTLKNNFDLVLATNGYFLNNDSLFDTFHEVTHRYKERIMLCIGYDKYHKKYFDSTFIANKLKNYGYHVKLEDYCEDELIISDLNKDRLNVNAINSSSICCCSNGKHHSVGILPNGAWSICPPSLLEFGNIENIDLQDLLVFKQKLPFQYEKGCSLCLKDFDSYHKNFMDSMKIG
- a CDS encoding ATP-binding protein is translated as MRHILSKRQTYYIVSAAFLIISFVTVFLWKNQTYIGVTIHNLNGQWTATYCDPNGEAYHSGIRTGDIIIRINHEPVEKYPNIIKWNEAEGASAIEYRQAGQSEIRILDIHPKNTLMNVLTQFPYMMLAAIFGIIGFIACLKRPFMIQARALFWLNLCIGLAIINIPASAGIILFAKEAEFILVSLSSYLLVNFFSMIPAKNKSTWVRYIKILFLISFVTLSFLALLQSFGIIHMILILRKFCLISVSMAFVFAIATQVRFVCFQDSQIRNQAIIFLGGTLLAFLPFFFLKVIPTVFNIILSINFSLFYLFLALAPVTWYYVIFTKVLPDYHILFSKAGAFLIMALISGGVLFLAAIYLDLLKTSDLNAFLQIVSLAIWVIIWSSFIYITIDRLLAKFIKKKADPNFTDKLSQITANLALFDEVFPYGKVIKDLNADSIFLIACDQRVEYIKKTFGHFPEDVTTQDKLMSYFETKPVCGGNKGDQGDQEIVMLPEDIPATFYIPHTVDNFVCGIFITYKDPNMIPVQRELMAIAIAAKEIARIYLIAYTINKLSQDIEEIERKSELGMRHQRFLIGSSSAFKNLEKDRKMIAEEIHAGPLQLGLDLSRWLKVLADQPSVTKDKMTAKVITHLEEVIAELNVELHQTCNQLRPSTLNQLGLLSAVELLCKDIIFKESLLTSLNFEGFDRDSRFSEEVEIAAYRFIQEGITNVLKHAGVNRLQINLFHTKSQLTISIEDAGKGFETKQLELWALNGVHLGLIGIKERIESMGGTFQINSVIGKGTVLNAAIPIE